The Gadus morhua chromosome 18, gadMor3.0, whole genome shotgun sequence DNA segment GGCCTGTTTTCATTGAGGAGTTGTCCCCTGGGTTTGTCCTACAAAAACGATTTATAACTACCTGTTAATCAATGTCCATACACCTTGACAATAATTATCATTGACGAGAGACTGACCATGTTTGAAGTCAAATGCTGAGTAAAACATTGCCCCATGACATGAACAGAAAGTGGGTAACAAGTCAATTGTGCATTCTAGCGTATTACTGTTTTAAAAGGGACTAGTATGGGACCAAGGAACTTGTATTCTGTTGACTATCATTGGGGCCCTGGAGCAACAATACAACAGCCAATCTTGAGGAATGTTAACACCAACATATGCCAATAACCAAAACCAATATTTTAAATGGATTCTTGCTCCACTCATCCCATAAGGACAAGTCCTTAGGGGGAACAGTAGTAGATTGTTATGGACTTTCTATGgcagattattttataagactTTCTATAGCAGATTTTTAAGAAGAAAGATGGCAGAGGTGATGGGGACAGTGGGACTACCTGAGCAATAGGTTAACGCAGCTGTCGAGAATGCTGCCTGTAGGCTTTAGCGACAGGAAAAAGGCAATgaaattatttttaataattacaaaaatatatcaaTGAAAGGGGTTTAAAATGAGGTTGCCTCGTGCTGGGCTTTTCTTGTAGCATCGTTCTAGGTTCCTCAACTGTTTATTACGTGAAAATCTCTGCCAAACAAGTTTGTCTactttaaaaatgaaaaaagactgGTTGTCAACACTCATGTTCAAACCGTCGACTGTATGATAGCCTCACCCACCTTAACCATTGTTTCTGAAACATGACACCGTCGCTCCTCCGCCCCGCCGCTGACAGGTGTTTGCCGCCAGACTCGCGACGGCAGTGCCGGCGACATGTCCATGTTCAGCACGGGCGTCCTGGTGCTCACGGCGCCGCTCCACACGCTGCCGCTGCGCATCACGCCGGTGCTGAGCTCGGCGGCGCGCGTGGTCCAACACACGCTGTACGTCCACCTCCACCCGGGCCTCAACCTGTCGGCCTGCGGCGGCGGAGGGAACCAGCCCCGGCCCGTCTTTATCCCGCCCGTCCCCGACCTGTCCAAGGCCATCTCCCGCCTCTACAGCAACGCGGCCGACGTCTGCGGACACCTGGACGTGCGCGTGTTGCTCACCAACGTCCGGGCCGCCCAGGCGCCGGACGTCCAAGCGCCCGGCGGGAGCGTCGGCCCGTTCCCCGCGCCCCAGCTCCTCTCCCATGCCCCGGAGGTGGTGCTGACCGACTACCCGCTGCAGGACGCGGAGCAGTCGTCCCGGGTGGGCCAGTGTCTGCAGCGCTACGCGGGCCACTGCTACGTGTGCAGCCCCGCGCTGGCCTCAGTGCTGCTGCAGccccagctggaggagctgcaggccgcagaggaagaggaggaggaggagggggaggggcaggaggggggccgggggggccccgGCAGGGGGGCGGAGCCCCTGGAGACGTACAACGACGTGGTGGTCGGCGGCACCTTCGACCGGCTCCACAGCGCCCACAAGACGCTGCTCAACATCTCCTGCATGCTGGCCAAGCGGCGCTTCGTGATCGGCGTGTGTGACCAGGAGATGCTGAAAAGTAAATAATCGATACATCGAAACACTGGATCTAAACACTGTGTTTCGATCCAGTGCAATTGTCGTGAACTGAAACTGGAATCAACAAAAACGGATATAATAGCCTTTAAAGAGACGTTAAATGGATTCAAACTAAATCCTAAAACGGAACAGAGACAATCAACGTAGAACTGTTAGGCCTGTTAGGAATGATATATTCTGCTTGATAAGATAATATGTTTTAATATTCTCTGTTTCCTTTCAATGAGCCCTTAGATTATTAAAATATGCTGCAGGAGATTGTATTCACATTATACATTAATACTTTATACCAATTCTGCACTCCATTACAGTCAGCTGGAAAACAACAGATGAAGTGGAGCTGTTGTCTATAGTAAAGCTCTATGTAAATGCAGTCAAATCATCAAAGTGTAGCCAAATGCAATgttgacagagagaaagagaccctTTACTACAGAGGCATCGTCTTAACACAAACTAAAGTGTCGCTTACAACACCCATTATGGGTCTGCTCCTGTTATGTACCAGAGCAGTGGACTAGCTGGGAAGATATTTCTCTTACCCGTTCCCTTGTACATAAAAGGACACAGATTGAGTGCTTGGAGAGCCACCTGTTTGTTGCGATGTTATCTATGTGGAAAGGTTTTTGGAAAAGTTATAGTGACATTGCCAAAGCACACAAATGGCCCAAAATACTacaaaacaataaatgaataagAATAAAGGTAGTGAAACTGTTGATGTTCACTGTACCATGACCCCTTCTCAGTGgtgtaatgtgtgcgtgtgctgcgTAGGGAAGGTGCTCAAGGAGCTGATCGAGCCATACCCGGTGCGGGTGGAGCGGCTGACGGAGTTCCTGCGGGACGTGCGGCCCTCCCTGCAGGTGGAGATCGTGGCCCTGGACGACCCCTTCGGCGTCTCTGTGGTCGACCGCCAGCTGCAGTGCATCGTGGTCAGCGAGGAGACTCGGCGGGGAGGCGAGGCCGTGAACGCCAAACGCCTGGAGAACGTACGTCCTGCCTCCAGTCCGATTAGTTTTATCTTCATGTATTCagaacgcttttatccaaagagacttacaatacAGTACTTTTGTCAGAAGAACCATTGGCTATCGATGGAATAtccctgttttctttttttttttattatttagccGTTTAGCAAAAACTCTTATCCAAGGATTTCAGATGCAGGTCATTCAATTCTCAAGTAATTTAATCAAAAACTTTAATCTAAAGTGACTTGCAGCACAAGTAGGACATATGGAGGAACAAGTAGGGCTTCTTTTCTTGGACGGCTACAGGTTTGGTTGCATACATTCCAGATGGTCCCCAGATATGACTGTTTAGGGTATCGGCTAACCTGTTCCGTTGAGgtggttgtgttttgtgttcttATAATCTGTCTGCTCCTACTTGTGTCTATTGTTGCCCTGAATAGAGCAAAAGATGGCACGCCAGACTGTTTCAAAGGGCTGCATATGTtggtagttttattgatttttataATAGCTGCAATCATGTGACTGTTATTATGAGTTTATAATGTGTTATGCTAATAGTATGACTGCCCGTTTAAACTGCAACTTAGCATGTAAAAATGTCTGCAGTTTGAAGCAATTTGCAGTTTGTGAAAGCATTACTGGACGGGAGATCAGCAAGTCAAATAGATATTTGCAGTAGTAAACAACTTCAAATATTTTCTCAACAGGTTTTCAAGACCTCAAGTCACGACACCCGATATATAAATACAGCGAGAACAAATCTGGCACTTGGTATTCATGAGTGCCTCTTGGGCCCCCCGTTACGCCTGGCCTAAACACGGGTTTCGGTTAATTGGATATAAATTGATTATtgctaaaaacaaacaaacgtccAGGTGTACATCAAGCCCAGGCGCTCTGTGCCAGGTGTAACGGGGGTCTCTGCTGTGGTCCTCAGGGTCTCCCAGGCCTGGTCCTGCATGAGATCCAGCTGCTGAAGGACGCCCACCAcacggagacggaggaggagaagatcagCTCCTCCAGCCTGCGCTCCCGCCTCCTCGGCACGCTGCTCGCCCCGTCCAAGGTCAGCGGAGCCCCCTCTagccccccaaaccccccctgtGGACTGGGCAGTAGTTCATCCTTTTATCATCACTTCTATCCTCTTTTTGGATTATTGATACTAATCCCAAATGCTTTCCAATTTGGTCGACGCAGATGTTCCCCTCATCTGACCTGTGATTGGTTGCCTTTCAGGACGCCTCCCACCTCCCCGCTCTCCCCTTCGTGATTGGTCTCACGGGGTGCAGTGGCAGTGGGAAGAGCTCCATCGCCGGTCGGCTGGAGGCGCTGGGTGCGGCCCGCATCGACTGCGACGGGCTGGGCCACCTCGTGTACCAGACGGGGTCGGCAGGCTACCACCGCGTGCTGCAGGAGTTTGGCTCTGGTGGGTACAGTGGTTTAGGTGAAAGACAAATGACATGACAGGGGTATTATTACTGTTTTTAGTTACATTATATACAGATTAAAGGGGCTGTAGGTATGATCCCAGAGGCGTAAAGGGAGCAAAGGAAGAGTGACATTCGGAAACTAAACCACCACAAAGAGTCCCTTCTCTCTctagtccctccctccctatgttTATAACATTTAGTGCTGCAGGCACTCCTAAAATCAATATTGGCTCACGTAGAGGAAGACAAAGTCAATCAGAAACAGATCTCCTCACTTATTATTTCACTCATTGACGGGATGGC contains these protein-coding regions:
- the coasy gene encoding bifunctional coenzyme A synthase, whose protein sequence is MSMFSTGVLVLTAPLHTLPLRITPVLSSAARVVQHTLYVHLHPGLNLSACGGGGNQPRPVFIPPVPDLSKAISRLYSNAADVCGHLDVRVLLTNVRAAQAPDVQAPGGSVGPFPAPQLLSHAPEVVLTDYPLQDAEQSSRVGQCLQRYAGHCYVCSPALASVLLQPQLEELQAAEEEEEEEGEGQEGGRGGPGRGAEPLETYNDVVVGGTFDRLHSAHKTLLNISCMLAKRRFVIGVCDQEMLKRKVLKELIEPYPVRVERLTEFLRDVRPSLQVEIVALDDPFGVSVVDRQLQCIVVSEETRRGGEAVNAKRLENGLPGLVLHEIQLLKDAHHTETEEEKISSSSLRSRLLGTLLAPSKDASHLPALPFVIGLTGCSGSGKSSIAGRLEALGAARIDCDGLGHLVYQTGSAGYHRVLQEFGSDLLNEDMSINRRELGRKVFGSKERLKALTDIVWPEIALLIKEQIQQARDQGKEVCVMDAAVLLEAGWTDMVHEVWVTLLPEEEAVSRITERDGVSREDALRRLRSQHPTGQQVERANVVLSTLWEPAVTQRQVLKAWNLLQERIVQRRAAHQDPL